A stretch of Corvus hawaiiensis isolate bCorHaw1 chromosome 8, bCorHaw1.pri.cur, whole genome shotgun sequence DNA encodes these proteins:
- the GLRX3 gene encoding glutaredoxin-3, protein MAGAVAAAGSAEQFQQLLQRPDRSLVVVHFWAPWAPQCAQMNEVMAALAREHSQVTFVQLEAEAVPEVSEKYEISSVPTFLFFKNSQKVDRLDGAHAPELTQKVQRHAAGTAPVPGSGGSAKEELHARLRKLINAAPCMLFMKGSPKEPRCGFSRQLVEILSQHGVAFSSFDVFSDEEVRQGLKTFSNWPTYPQLYVAGELIGGLDIVKELEASGELDTICPKAQKLEDRLKSLINKAPVMLFMKGSKQVAKCGFSKQIIEIMNNTGVDYETFDILEDEEVRQGLKSFSNWPTYPQLYVKGELVGGLDIVKELKESGELLPVLKGEN, encoded by the exons ATGGCGGGCGCGGTGGCGGCCGCGGGCTCCGCAGAGCagttccagcagctgctgcagcgcCCGGACAG GTCCCTGGTGGTTGTGCACTTCTGGGCGCCGTGGGCTCCGCAGTGCGCGCAGATGAACGAGGTGATGGCAGCGCTGGCCCGGGAGCACAGCCAGGTCACCTTCGTCCAG ctGGAAGCTGAGGCTGTGCCTGAAGTGtctgaaaaatatgaaattagtTCTGTTCCAACGTTCTTGTTCTTTAAG aattcccagaaGGTGGACAGGCTGGACGGGGCCCACGCGCCGGAGCTGACGCAGAAGGTCCAGCGGCACGCGGCCGGCACTGCCCCCGTGCCCGGCTCCGGGGGCTCTGCCAAGGAGGAGCTCCATGCCCGCCTCAGGAAGCTCATCAACGCTGCCCCCTGCATGCTCTTCATGAAAGGCTCTCCCAAAGAACCCCGCTGTG GGTTCAGCAGGCAGCTGGTGGAGATCCTGAGCCAGCACGGCGTCGCCTTCAGCAGCTTCGATGTTTTCTCCGACGAGGAGGTCCGGCAGGGGCTCAAAACCTTCTCCAACTGGCCCACCTACCCTCAGCTCTACGTGGCTGGGGAGCTCATCGGGGGCCTGGACATCGTCAAG GAACTCGAGGCATCTGGAGAGCTGGACACGATCTGCCCAAAGGCCCAGAAGCTGGAGGACAG GCTTAAATCCTTGATAAACAAAGCTCCTGTGATGCTCTTCATGAAGGGAAGCAAACAG GTGGCAAAATGTGGCTTCAGCAAGCAAATCATAGAAATCATGAATAACACTGG cgTGGATTACGAGACATTTGACATCCTGGAGGACGAGGAG GTGCGACAAGGCCTCAAATCCTTTTCCAACTGGCCCACGTACCCCCAGCTGTACGTGAAGGGGGAGCTGGTTGGGGGGCTGGACATTGTGAAG GAGCTGAAGGAAAGTGGGGAATTGCTGCCTGTGCTGAAGGGAGAGAATTAA